The Manihot esculenta cultivar AM560-2 chromosome 8, M.esculenta_v8, whole genome shotgun sequence genomic interval ATTTACAACCAATAGACGTGACATCGAGGTGGATTATACATTATCACATGCCCTGCATCcgcatatgaaaaataaattacaatactCAGACCAAATGACAGAAGAAAAGTGAAAAGGCCGCAAATCAGAATAGCAAGATGAATTTGATTTTCAACCGCAGCAGCCTCCAGCTTGAGAAGAAGAGCCATCTCTGCCTCCAGAGGGCCCTGGAACTCCACCATATCCAACTTTTATTCCGTAAGACTGCAAAGAACCAGAACAGCGTATCAGCAATGTTACCACCAACTTTCATCTAGCATATGAGCATGAAAAGTGGTAGATCTAGAAATTTTTCCCCAAGGttcaatatgaaaaaaattgataaaatataacagaaagaaaaaaaaattttaaataggtATAATATAaccttaaaattaaacaaaccTTTAGACACAAAATATGCTTTTTTGTATCAACTAATTTTAAACCTTATCAAAAAGAGGgttcaataattaaatttacaaaGGGTCAAAATAGGCAAATAAATACATATTCACACACAATATATACATaagaataattttaaacaaaatgaGGGGTCAATTGACCCTCCTCTCCACGCTTACTGGAGTACATCCGCCATGCATGCCTCTTTATATACCTATTGGCCAAGCTTCATTCTTGTGAATACAAAAATTTCCATGATAAAATTACAAACAGATTGACCTCATAAAATTTTGCATAAAGATTGATAAGCAGGCCTTGTTAATTTGAAAACCCTCTATGTAATTATCATGGCACTAATCAATGCGTCACTTGTACCATTTCACAAGAACATTAACAAAGGGCAAAATCACAAGATGAAAACAATTGAGCGCAAAAAATTGAATAGTAGCAACGTGAAAATCAATAAGCACAGTTATCAATTTGAACACCTCTAGTACCTACTATTCATGGTAGTAGCCAGAGTTATTCTGATTCTTTTTCATCAGAAGAAGAAAATTATAAAGCGCAATATCCAATACAACAAAAACCATTACTACAACCATCATCATCTTTCTCTCCCTTAAGGAAAAGATCTAGATTTTGAACCCGTGTCCAACTTGGGTTATCCAAAGTAATAACAATTGAGAACCATAATGGGTAGTCCACCTTCAATTTCCAAAATTCACATAGTCAATTTATGTAAAGAAGTCAGACAAATGGACCAAGATGCTTTCCTAAAAGATCAATATACTGAAAATACTTAGATCATATGTCAGAATGaccatgcaaaagaaagaaaaatgaccTCATTTGATACGTCAAAAACTCCATCCTGAATCTTCTTATATATTGTTGCAGCTGTTTTAATAAATGCCTGCATGGAGGAATCATGttataataaaatctaattttaagaGATGATTAAAAAAAGTAGCAAAAATTATGTTCCAAAACATTTCTCCAACATATAAAATATGTtccttcacctcctcaacattcTGGGCAGTTTTTGCTGAGGCCTCCATGAAGATTAAACCATGCTCCTTGGCAAATTGTTCCCCTTCTTCTGTGCTCACAGCCCTTCTATGAGCAAGATCACACTTATTACCAATGAGCATAATTGTCATGTTTGCATTTGCGTGCTGCCTGGCATCCTCCAGCCAGCTAGCCAAGTGATTAAAAGTTTCCCTCCTGTAAAATAAAGCAAGTAGACATCAATACTAAGTATACCACAATATGGATGGCTGGTAGGCTTCACCCGTAATTATACTAGGAAACTGCCCGACACTGTATCTTGCCATTAGAATTTAGAACTAGGTCCTACAATTGGATTTCctcaaagaattaaaaaaaaaaaaaaagaaagaaagtccTACGATTGGATTtcctcagaaaaaaaaaaaggttctaCGATTGGATACCTTGGGTAGCATAAAGGAAGCATACAAAGAAGCAATGCAAGCTCCAGATTTTAGTTAGTTTATTTGAATGCCACAGGCATCAGTGCATCACCAAGTATAATTTGCACATAATAGAAAAGTCCTAAACTATCTACAAACCTGCATGAACGGGGAATAATTTATAGCATAGACCCAGTACATAGATATAGCAGGTGATGATTATAATCATAGACAATCAAATAAATACTCCAAGAACCTGGTAATGTCATAGACAAGCAAAGCACCAGCAGCCCCTCTATAATAGGACCTCGTAATAGATCTGAAGGACTCTTGACCAGCCTATCATATaatgaagaaaataaacaaatttgACTAATTGAATGAAAATTGAGAAGAGGTGAATAAGTATAGAAAGAAACCGTGTCCCAGATTTGGAGCTTGATCGGTTTATTGTCTATAGTGATCATTCGAGCCCCAAATTCCACACCTATTGTTAGGTCATGGACCGGCTGGAACCTCTTGTCAGTGAACTGAAGCAGAAGACAGGATTTCCCAACTCCTGAAATTTCAATCAAATTGATCAACCACCCAATATAATCCAGAAGCaagaaaaaacaaattaaaaatagagagagagagatttacCAGTATCTCCGATGATGATGTACTTAAAAAGGTATGCGTATGACATGTTTTATGAGATGTGTGATTGGGAACAGGGAAAAATTTGCAGAGTAGATGTATAAAGAATTGAAgatgaaaaaggagaagaaacaGAAGGTTTTTTCATGTTATTGGCGTTTGATCCAGCGAAGCACATACGAGTCGTCCTGGCTGTCATTTCCTCATTttccaattaaattatttctcttACTACTCTGGCCCACTATTCCTTTGGGCTCCACTCTCCACATTCTATGGGCCTCAAAAGGCAAACTTTTGCAAGGGATTCGTAAATTCGCTTGGGTCAAAAGGTGAATTTGCAGAAGTCTTCTATCTTGTTTAACCGGAATGTTAGCCCTATTGACCAGCAGTTGCTTAGGTCTATGATACATGTTCCACTGCTTAGCACTTTGCAACCTAGTTAATATCTTGGTCCTTCTTTTTTATTAGGAGTAAAAAGAATGAGGTGTTTCATTTTCTTGTGGACAAAGCTTGGAAGCAAATGTAATTTATCTCAACATGGTAAAGACGTGCTTTTGAAATTTATGGCTTAGGCGGTTTCATTATAGGTTATgacttttttttatctaaaaatgTTTGTTCTTAAATTGAGCATATAATGAATAGTACAAATAGAGTTGGGGTTTATTGAATGAGTTGAAATAAATTATGTTCAAAAAAGGATGCGGAAGCTATGAGATTCACTTGCCAAATAATATTAGCGCTTGCTTACTAATACTACATTTTTAATATGTGTGATTTTAAAAGCAAAGTATTTCCCTTAGTGTTCTCTCTTTGACCTTGAATTAGGCTCTAATACTAGCTCGCTCTTCGTTATGGTGTATGTCGATGCATGTATATGCAATGGTTCTGTTTCAATATGTGGACTGATCTTTGGTTGTCATGTTCTCATAATCCCTTTGTTAGTACTTTGCCCACTCTTGGGTTGGATACTTTGAAGGTTCAAGAGTTAACCAATCATGGAATTTGGTTCTTGTAAAGGCTTGCTTTTCTTCATGCTTGGGAAGTTTAACATTTATTTTGGATAGGTTTGTTCAGCGTGATTCTTGGATGTGGTTAACAGTGGATATTGGGAGCAACTTTCACATCAAGGAGGTACTACTCTTATTgttcttctctctactgcattTTGGAGACAGCTTTGAAAGGTTAAAGCTTTAAAAATGGTTAAGGTTCCAATGATGGCTAATCTTAAGGTTGCTTCTATTCTTCAACTTCTAGATAGGTTACTTCATGATTCACTGGGGCTTATGTAATAATATTTTGAATAGTCAGTCTAGCTCTACCTTCAATTATGTCATTTCATTTCTTCTATGTATGATGAGTGGCATGTCGTTCAGAATATTTATACCTCTCCCTCAATAGTTCGTTGGGCTTTTATATCGGAAACCTGAGGGATTTCCCCTTCTGCTCTATCTGTTAAGTGTATTATTAACATTGTAGTCCCACAAGGGTCTTGGCATTGATTTGGGTTGGGTATGAAGAGATTACGGGGATTATTTATATAGCTACATGATTTCACTACAAAAAAATGGACTATCAGCGACGGAAATTACTTCCGTCGGAACAACGAATTTAGCGACGGATCAGCGacgaataatttatatttatatttctgaTGGATTTGCGATGGATTAGCAacagatttttaaaatattagcgacAAAATTTATTCTGTCGCTAATCTGTCGGAAAATGCAAactatataaaaagaaaaaaccctAATATTTTCTTTCATCCTCTCTTTTTATTTCAGCCACCCTTTTTCCTCTCCTCTCTTCTCCTTAGCGCCACATCTTCTTCATGCCACTGTCGCCGCTGTCGCCGCCTCCGCCGCCATCGCCGCCATCGCCGTTCTTGTGGCTGTCGCGCATTGCTGTCGCCTCGCTATCACTGTTGCTACTGCTTTTCCTGCTGCCGCGGCTATGTCACCATTGCTGGAGCTGCCATCGCCGTCGTCACTCTATGTAAGTTAGTGATGGAATGGTTGGTTGATCCTAATGTATGTTTGTCCtactactttttaattttgtattaatgaatagattaataattttgaaaaatattaggTGATTACTTAGCCATTGAGTTTGATGGGTTTATTGCTTAATTGTTTGTGTTTgtgttctttatttatttatttggggTTTTGAGTTGACATCAATtattgagtacatgatttttaagctactaatttttataaatcaagTAAGATAGCTTGTAAATTTATGTTAAAAGTAATGTGAAATTACAAAGAAATGAGATGAATTCATTGATTACAAAAAAAGAGTGCTGCAGCATTTTTTGAGTGCTAAAGCTGTTGCTGTTGCTACAGCAAGCAAGCTTGCTGCTGTTGCTGCACAGCAGCATGCAAGTGCAGCAAGCTTGCTGCTGCTGCAGCAAGCAAGTGCAGCAAGCTTGCTGCTGCTGCAGCAAGCAAGTGCAGCAAGCTTGCTGCTTGCTTGCAAgcaatgttatttttaataatattaataaattaaattataattaaaattaaaatattttaattaaattttaaaatattaaaaataaaatataaaaaataaaaactttattaaaaaatctaattcatcaaatcaaattgaattaaattaaattaaatttaatttaatttaatttctatttacaattaatttaatttaatatttataaatactaaaatatttatttttaatttatttaatacaaTTTAATTGTAAATAAAATCTATGCATTTCTAATAGTCAAACATGTTGTTGCTGCAGCAAGCAAGCTTGCTGCTGTTGCTGTTGCTGCAGCAAGCTTGCTGCTTGCTTGCAAgcaatgttatttttaataatattaataaattaaattataattaaaattgaaatattttaattaaattttaaaatattaaaaataaaatataaaaaataaaaactttattaaaaaatctaatccatcaaatcaaattgaattaaattgaatttgatttaattcaatttaatttctatttacaattaatttaatttaattttgataaatattaaaatatttatttttaatttatttaatataatttaattgtaaaTAAAATCTATGCATTTCTAATAGTCAAATAATGTCAAAAGTCAAATTCTCTCACATGTGGGTGAGAGTCTGCATTACAGTCTATCGTTAAGGTTTAATCTAATAAGATTAAGTTAGTGGAACCCTTATGATGGACAAGAGAATCTCaaaaagtattaattaattatgttggATTTAGTGTGTTGGATTTACAGTTAATTAACGATAGAGTGATTACTCCACTTTGATATGTATTGTTAAATTGATTAATGTGTTTGATTTgttaaattagtatataattaaagttgaatttatttatatttcaaaatatatttatcatgtcgGTAGATCGTAGATGGATGTATGAGCGACTAGATCAAAATGATTTTCTTAATTCTGAATTTGAGATTGGAGTGGAGACATTTCTAAACTTTGCCTATGCTCAAGTATAGTTTACATGTCAAGATAAAATTCGTTGTCCATGTTCTAAGTgtcaaaatagaaaattttagaatAGACAAGATGTTACTTATCACCTTTGCAAAAGTGGATTTGTTGGAGGATATACTAAGTGGATTGCACATGGTGAATCTATCAAGAAATTGTACCAACAACCGAACTTGATGATCCCACAATGTTACTTGATTCAAGTATTATAATTGAGGTAGATGTTAATGAATTACAACATGTGCAACAACCACTTGGAGTGGTGGAAGATGAAGATGAGAATGTAGAGGATGAGGAAGAGGAAGATGACACTGAAGAGTCAGATGATGATTTAGAAGTTGATGGTGTTGATAGTGATGATGATGTCAACTTAGAAGATGATTCTAAATGATACATTGTaaaatatatcatatttttatatatattcatagacttaatatttgattataattttatatattgtttgtttttattgttaatttaaacttatggacaattattttttcagatgcctCGAAAATCAGTATCATTTAAAGGTAGAAGACATAGCCAACAACTCTCTATGAATAAAATAGATGATGATATCAATAAAAAAAGATCTTCACCGCATAACACAACTGCAGATTCTACTTCTCTATCAGATAAttcaacaaattcatagattagttttaaattttatgaacattgttaagtattatggatttattttaaattttattaccattgttaagtattatgaatttattttaaattttatgaacattgttaaatattatggatttattttaaattttatgaatattattaaatattatgaatattaattataattattatgaatgatatttgatttatattaaatatgattcttaattataaattatttgattatactgggaatatctaaataaaagcaaaaaattatttttggtgattgaattttaatagattagtgacggatttccgacggaaaTTTTCTGTCGCTAATTATTTTCGACAAATTAGTGACGAATGGTTCACCAGatgaatttggattttctgaCAGATTTAGTGACGAATTACTTCCGTCGGAAAAATTTCTGACGGACTTATCCGTCGAAAAATCCGTCgttaatatttccgacggaatTTTGATCCGTCGgaaaaattagcgacatgacttttAGCGATGGATTTCAGACTATCAGTGACGAAAAAATCCATCGCTGATAGTCTTTTTTTGGTAGTGTTTTTTGCAAGTCATTTGCCTGCTAGCTTATCTATCCAGGGTTTAGCCATGTGACGGTGGATATTAATGCTTTATAGATTGTTAATGCTATTTCAGGTGATATATATTattcatatattaaatttatgttaCAATATGAGATCAATAATGTTTATTTTTCTCATGTTCCAAAACGTACAACTCACTATGTTCACACCTTAATTAGAGCTACTGTTTTTTGTCAAAGTTCAGGGAAATAGAATAAACTTCCTTCAttcattttttgatttttttaaaatataagataattttctatttaaaaaactaaatgacATCAAAATTAACGTTTAttatctttctatttttaaaagtaaattgttTTATCCTCCATTTTAACATCATTTATCCATATTATTCAAACTTAataaaagaatgaaaataaagtttaattccaaaaatattattacaatctctaatttctctctctctcttttttttatctcaCATTAAAACTAGATTGTACCTACTCACAATTTCTAAACCGAGTCCGAACCTCAAAAATAGCTATAGCTGCAGCAACGATGTGAAGACCCTTAATTTTAGATAGAACAGTGTCGATGGAGTGTGTATAAGATTCTCACCTTCTGTTGATGAGTCACGAAAATGGTGAGGCAAAGCTCTATATGCAtgtggaaaaattaaaaaaaatatagatggATGggactaaaatatttaattaaccaAAATTAAACgatacattattattttttaaataatataataaataaatatgttaatttttacatacttaataatattataaataattttttcttaatttctatCTTTTAAGAAGAGTAAGTTAGTGTATAAAATAAGGAGTCCATTTATAAAAgcatttttctattaaattcaCTATGAATCAgcaataattaaaatcaaagtAACTGAGTCAAATTCAAATATCTAAATTACTGAAAATATtacaattataaaaactaaagaattataaaaaagtaaaaaataatatattaatgtgtactttttcaaataaatatttactaataaaaaacatatttatttcttattaaaaatagagaattaaactgtgatttttaattataagttgaatattaaattgtaaattgctttttttttaacgggtaatagttttttttttcttaaacatATTAAATTTCGTTGAT includes:
- the LOC110620877 gene encoding ras-related protein RABB1c, with amino-acid sequence MSYAYLFKYIIIGDTGVGKSCLLLQFTDKRFQPVHDLTIGVEFGARMITIDNKPIKLQIWDTAGQESFRSITRSYYRGAAGALLVYDITRRETFNHLASWLEDARQHANANMTIMLIGNKCDLAHRRAVSTEEGEQFAKEHGLIFMEASAKTAQNVEEAFIKTAATIYKKIQDGVFDVSNESYGIKVGYGGVPGPSGGRDGSSSQAGGCCG
- the LOC110620898 gene encoding uncharacterized protein LOC110620898 — its product is MVKVPMMANLKVASILQLLDSHPFSSPLFSLAPHLLHATVAAVAASAAIAAIAVLVAVAHCCRLAITVATAFPAAAAMSPLLELPSPSSLYHFLSAKAVAVATASKLAAVAAQQHASAASLLLLQQASAASLLLLQQASAASLLLACKQSSKLAAVAVAAASLLLACKQYVNELQHVQQPLGVVEDEDENVEDEEEEDDTEESDDDLEVDGVDSDDDVNLEDDSK